From Helicoverpa zea isolate HzStark_Cry1AcR chromosome 12, ilHelZeax1.1, whole genome shotgun sequence:
TAAACTTCTGTCATAATAATTTTAGGTTATGTCGGAAAAAGtgttattttgaagaaaaacaacatttaagAGTACGTAAAACcgtcttttattaaaatttattagtaAATCACACATGTTTTCGATATGCTAATTCATCATGTAGCTAGAAATTATTACtaggaaatattttaatgcGCTGCTTGAACCAAAATGGCGCTATAAAAATCACGAGCAGAGCAATAAACATTGTCATGTTAGAAAACTGACACGCTTCTTACGACTGATAATTAAGTAAAGAGATAGTGGTTGTTTTAGCTGGTAAAGTGGATGCATTAACCTCGTGTTCATTATTATTAACCTATGCTTAGTGAGATATGAAGGAAGTGATATTAGCTATTATAACCTTCGTATGTAGcgtatttttagtttttgtctTTGTGTTATTTTGTAAGTAGCCCAATATGCTTGTCATTTCAATATGTTACTAACTAAAAACCGAAAATCTCGATAGAAAATTAAGTTAGTGGTGTCATTGTATGACATTGTTATGTTCTTTGTTCCAGGTTGGTACATTGTGTGGAAGTGTTGTCTGTCGAAGTTCCGATTCGTGCGCGAGCTTCTAGGTGGTATGTCAGATAGCCCCCCGGCATCTGAGATCAGGCAGCCTAGTAAAACAAGGAAAACTCGAagagaataatttaaaaagtaatttttatgctcaatattttcataaacattGTAATATCTGGTCTATAGAAATACCGATCATTGTTTCATAAGCATTAAAGTATACGTGTTTGGTTGATTTATTCACAGAAAAAACACAAGATGAATATTCGGTGTGCGAGGCCAAGTGACCTGATGAATATGCAGCACTGCAATCTGCTGTGCTTGCCTGAAAACTACCAAATGAAGTACTATTTCTACCATGGACTGTCATGGCCACAACTCAGCTATGTTGCTGAGGATGAGAAGGGACACATTGTTGGTGAGTTTTCTATTCTACAAATGGAATACTGTTTCTTCACAAGATAAATCTGATCAGCTGATTTAGTTGGTTTGGGAAGGAAGGTCACTGACCTCCCATCATGCAGTACATCTCCCATGACTGACATGACTATACAGATTTTagcttgtattttttgtaatctttCACTTATATTTTACAGGCTATGTATTAGctaaaatggaagaggatggtGAAGACAACCGCCATGGTCACATCACATCCCTGGCCGTAAAGCGGTCGCACCGTCGCCTTGGGCTTGCACAGAAACTTATGAACCAAGCTTCACTTGCTATGGTGGAATGTTTTCAGGTAACTATTGCATCTGATAATTATATCTAGAAATTATAtgacaaattattttgaatgcttgttcaaaaacaatttctttAGGTGTAAATCCACATCCtcatccatcatcatcctccaagccttttcccaaactatgttggggttggcttccagtgtaaccggattcagctgagtaccagtgctttacaagaagtgactgcctatctgacctcctcaacccagttacccgggcaacccaaaaccccttgattagactggtgtcagacttactggcttctgactacccgtaatgactgccaaggatgttcaatgccatccgggacctacagtttaacgtgccatccgaaacacagtcattggagtctaagatatacttagaaagtacacacaaacttagaaaagttgcattggtacttgcctgacctggaatcgaacccgcaccctcatactcaagaggttggttctttgcccactaggccaccacaactttttCCACCtgattttgaatttaatatttactatTGATATTCTTTATTTCAGGCTAAATATGTATCCCTACACGTGAGAAAAAGCAACAGAGCAGCTCTCAACTTGTACACCAACAGTCTTGGCTTCAAAATCCTAGAGATTGAGCCCAAGTACTATGCTGATGGAGAAGATGCCTACTCCATGATGCGTGACCTCAGCGCCTTTGCTGCAGAAAGCAAAGACACCCAGCCTACTGAGAACCTGGAAATCAAATCTGAATCAGCCATTATATCACAGTGCTGAttgatatttatgtaaataaagcatttaacactaatttaatttgatgtttTTCATTGTATTTCTAAGCTGTCTTATTGAAGTTGTCTACAAAGCATATTACTATTGACTTACATACAATAATGTACCAGACATAATTATGCAGTAGTACAAGTCATGCCTAGTATGTCCTAC
This genomic window contains:
- the LOC124634914 gene encoding N-alpha-acetyltransferase 10, whose translation is MNIRCARPSDLMNMQHCNLLCLPENYQMKYYFYHGLSWPQLSYVAEDEKGHIVGYVLAKMEEDGEDNRHGHITSLAVKRSHRRLGLAQKLMNQASLAMVECFQAKYVSLHVRKSNRAALNLYTNSLGFKILEIEPKYYADGEDAYSMMRDLSAFAAESKDTQPTENLEIKSESAIISQC